In Streptococcus parauberis NCFD 2020, the sequence CTCTACTGCTTTTTCGCGGATAACAGAAAGCTCGTCTTGTGAAGCTTGTAATGCTACATCAAGGCGAGCTTCTTCTGCGTTTGTATCTTCGACTGTAACAGTCTCAAATGACAAATCCGGTTGAACTAGTAGATATGCTTTAGCAACAGCAACACCATCAGAGGCTGCGATTCCTTTAAGCATTTCTGTCATAATATTATGCCAATCCTTCTTTTGTCATTGTTTCTTCGATTGCTGCGATTGCATCTTCAGCATCAGCACCTTCAGCTGAAATTGTAACGTCAGCACCTTGACCAACACCAAGGCTCATAACGCCCATGATTGATTTAAGGTTAACTGCTTTACCTTTGTAGTCTAAAGTAATATCTGAAGCAAATTTGCTTGCAGTTTGTACTAATAAAGTAGCTGGACGTGCGTGAATTCCTGTTTCTGCAACAATGTGAAAATCTTTTGAAGCCATAGTATGGTTCTCC encodes:
- a CDS encoding phosphocarrier protein HPr encodes the protein MASKDFHIVAETGIHARPATLLVQTASKFASDITLDYKGKAVNLKSIMGVMSLGVGQGADVTISAEGADAEDAIAAIEETMTKEGLA